In the Danaus plexippus chromosome 4, MEX_DaPlex, whole genome shotgun sequence genome, one interval contains:
- the LOC116768601 gene encoding hemicentin-2, whose translation MGTNWLLSPFTLLIICTVTILCEDEQHDSREGDDVSMQCRFDLEPVAGESLTYYWVRSTSSGHDNVAIGNIPLETNYQINYAPSEGKFDLLVSNVTYERDNGRFECRVKAGGSGRTLHSQGHSLVVLTQPQPPILNPGPQAQAQEGRQLNLTCSSTGGSPSPYIKWYRDGSIHPLDAELIPGKTRFEPTLSILTLEPNRDDNGATFRCVVRNRAMKEGNQLEATVELSVNYFPRVEVGPENPLRVEIDGNANMVCKVDAKPKVNTVRWTRDGKYISNSFTHLIQGVTVQDAGKYICSADNGLGQPGENEIYLDVLYPPSVTVDSKTYEAEEGGNVEIRCEVSSNPDPISIEWTKEGRTDFRQKGNTLVLTRVDADMAGTYVCRAVNVIATSSGNKVEKAGMASVAVLVRHKPGRAYISPDHPIAQEGTGVTLTCSAKPPGWPVPQYRWFREIETVDIKPTVLATGNKYTIPSAHLGSEGVYHCQATNELGHSELATVNLEVYQPPRFQSKLQPHMIKNSGERNFSLTCVALGKPLPSVKWYKDNSEIRPDANMYEVKTEINKSSNAVYNIQSVLRFHGRARPSGDDLLPADRGVYSCSFENEVKKVESSMQLRIEHEPLSIKQQRKVAYDLMENAEISCRVLAYPKPEFQWYYSMNPSPLQMSSDGHYEIITTTDENDSYLSVLIIRNIKSQDYGDYYCNVKNTLGGIRPQIRLQPKGAPEPPKNLSSQKVDATYVTLKWEEGFNGGLSSTKYFVLYRRVRSINGEPCAVQGADEFDWKEYDCGRANPCNVTRLEQHNSYYFKVKAVNTKGQSNYSNEISVTTRVDKILPPEQVSYDPRSSVVGFRVGPTCLPLMGVIENLVADGWKVIETMPLRLSGVVSSEQDTTLDQVTVGSRADRNSYDPNIRLRLKLCLQNNQNVCSEYVEAKIGPSITKEAVALTTGTMIALIISCVLIVMGFILFGLYCRCKCKEKNKGSSKNYVVEAKRSPVDSPRNHPPPPYYPTTGMENKALESSMDVPSIMEDSKYSSQPYGYHMPAQDIPPTDWNIQYLENNYANSNNGGSVNSQDSLWQLKMVAANNSSGMCHPIMTSDRQSNYGYDPIRHGGYGTIDDYAPYPPLPLAPHGQHGQLGQHGQHGQLAPHGQHAPLAPHSSHGPGSDYARNSQNPSRQDYCSDPYASVHKPKKRMDQHIESPYHEVSGLPEFPEAADDKPALSLSYDESLESGYSTPNSRARRVIREIIV comes from the exons TGACAATCCTGTGCGAGGACGAGCAGCACGATTCTAGGGAGGGTGACGATGTGTCGATGCAGTGTCGTTTCGACCTGGAGCCCGTGGCTGGAGAGTCTCTCACGTACTACTGGGTCAGGAGCACCTCCAGCGGTCATGACAATGTTGCCATCGGTAACATACCCCTGGAGACGAACTACCA GATAAACTACGCTCCATCGGAAGGTAAGTTCGACTTGCTGGTGTCCAATGTGACATACGAGCGTGACAACGGTCGTTTCGAGTGTCGAGTTAAGGCGGGCGGGTCGGGGCGGACGTTACATTCTCAAGGACACAGTCTGGTGGTCCTCACACAGCCCCAGCCTCCGATCCTCAACCCTGGACCTCAGGCCCAAGCGCAGGAAGGCAGGCAACTCAACCTGACATGCTCCAGCACCGGCGGATCCCCCAGTCCGTATATAAA ATGGTACCGAGATGGTTCCATCCATCCCTTAGATGCTGAACTCATACCGGGTAAGACTCGCTTCGAGCCAACGTTATCAATACTGACGTTGGAACCAAATAGAGACGACAATGGAGCGACGTTCCGCTGTGTCGTGAGGAACAGGGCCATGAAGGAGGGGAACCAGCTCGAGGCCACTGTTGAACTTAGTGTTAACT atTTCCCCCGCGTTGAAGTCGGTCCCGAGAATCCTTTGCGAGTCGAGATCGATGGGAACGCTAACATGGTGTGCAAGGTTGACGCCAAACCTAAAGTAAACACAGTCAGGTGGACGCGAGATgggaaatatatatcaaactcGTTCACACATCTGATACAAGGAGTGACCGTACAGGACGCGGGCAAATACATCTGCAGCGCTGACAACGGACTCGGACAGCCCGGAGAAAATGAGATATACTTGGACGTCCTGTATCCTCCCAGCGTCACAGTCGATTCGAAAACATACGAAGCCGAAGAAGGTGGCAACGTTGAAATAAGATGCGAAGTCTCCTCCAACCCCGACCCTATATCCATCGAATGGACCAAGGAAGGACGAACTGATTTCAGACAGAAAGGGAATACGTTAGTACTGACTCGAGTCGACGCCGACATGGCCGGAACTTACGTGTGTCGGGCCGTGAACGTGATCGCTACCAGTAGTGGTAATAAAGTGGAGAAAGCCGGCATGGCGTCCGTGGCTGTGCTCGTGAGACATAAGCCCGGACGAGCCTACATAAGTCCAGACCATCCGATAGCCCAAGAAGGTACCGGGGTTACATTGACCTGCAGCGCCAAGCCCCCCGGCTGGCCTGTACCGCAATATCGCTGGTTCCGCGAGATAGAAACGGTTGACATCAAACCTACGGTGTTGGCGACGGGGAACAAGTATACAATACCCAGCGCTCACCTGGGCAGCGAAGGCGTGTATCATTGTCAAGCTACGAACGAGCTCGGTCACAGCGAGCTGGCCACCGTCAACCTGGAAGTGTATCAGCCGCCTAGATTCCAGTCAAAGCTGCAACCTCACATGATAAAAAACTCAGGTGAAAGGAACTTCTCTCTCACATGCGTCGCTCTGGGCAAACCTCTCCCTAGCGTCAAATGGTACAAGGACAACTCGGAGATCCGACCCGACGCCAACATGTACGAGGTGAAGACCGAAATTAATAAGAGCAGCAACGCCGTCTACAACATACAGAGCGTTCTCAGATTCCACGGAAGGGCGAGGCCCAGCGGCGACGACCTGCTTCCTGCTGATAGAGGTGTCTATTCTTGCTCCTTTGAGAACGAAGTCAAGAAAGTGGAATCGTCGATGCAACTACGTATTGAAC ATGAGCCGTTATCGATCAAACAACAGCGGAAGGTGGCGTACGATTTGATGGAGAACGCTGAGATATCGTGTCGAGTGTTGGCGTACCCCAAACCCGAGTTCCAGTGGTACTACAGCATGAACCCCTCCCCGCTCCAGATGTCCTCGGACGGCCATTACGAGATTATAACGACGACCGACGAAAACGACTCGTACTTGAGCGTTCTCatcattagaaatataaagtcACAGGACTACGGCGACTACTACTGCAACGTTAAGAACACGCTGGGCGGAATACGGCCGCAGATCAGGTTACAGCCCAAGGGCGCGCCCGAACCGCCCAAGAACCTGTCTAGTCAGAAGGTTGACGCGACCTACGTCACCTTGAAGTGGGAGGAGGGTTTCAACGGCGGTCTGTCCAGTACGAAGTACTTCGTACTGTATCGAAGAGTCAGATCCATCAATGGCGAGCCGTGCGCGGTGCAGGGCGCCGACGAGTTCGACTGGAAGGAGTACGACTGCGGCCGGGCGAACCCCTGCAACGTCACCAGGCTAGAGCAACACAACTCCTACTACTTTAAG GTGAAGGCGGTCAATACTAAGGGTCAGAGTAACTATTCCAATGAAATTTCGGTGACGACGAGGGTTGATAAGATATTACCGCCGGAACAGGTATCTTATGACCCCAGGTCTAGTGTCGTGGGCTTCAGAGTGGGCCCTACATGTCTCCCGCTTATGGGAGTTATCGAAAATTTGGTTGCCGATGGATGGAAG GTGATAGAAACTATGCCTCTTCGTCTGTCGGGAGTCGTGTCATCGGAACAGGATACGACATTGGATCAAGTGACCGTCGGCAGCCGAGCCGATAGGAACTCTTACGACCCCAACATACGACTCAGGCTGAAACTGTGCCTACAGAACAACCAAAACGTCTGCAGCGAGTATGTTGAAGCTAAGA TCGGTCCATCGATCACCAAAGAAGCGGTCGCCCTCACCACCGGCACCATGATAGCGCTGATCATATCCTGCGTGCTGATCGTCATGGGTTTCATACTCTTCGGCTTGTACTGTCGATGTAAATGTAAGGAGAAAAACAAGGGCTCGTCCAAAAATTATGTCGTAGAGGCCAAACGATCGCCCGTCGACTCGCCCAGGAACCATCCTCCCCCGCCCTACTACCCCACCACCGGCATGGAAAACAAGGCTCTGGAGAGTTCCATGGACGTGCCATCGATCATGGAAGACTCGAAGTACTCCTCGCAACCATACGGCTACCACATGCCCGCTCAGGACATACCGCCCACAGACT GGAACATCCAGTATCTAGAGAACAATTACGCCAACAGCAACAACGGCGGCAGCGTCAACTCCCAGGACTCGCTGTGGCAGCTGAAGATGGTCGCCGCCAACAACTCCTCGGGCATGTGTCACCCCATCATGACCTCCGACAGGCAGAGCAACTATGG ctACGACCCGATCAGACACGGCGGCTACGGCACCATCGATGACTACGCGCCCTATCCGCCGCTGCCGCTGGCACCGCACGGCCAGCACGGGCAGCTCGGCCAGCACGGCCAGCACGGCCAGCTGGCACCCCACGGCCAACACGCGCCACTAGCGCCGCACTCGTCCCACGGCCCGGGCTCGGATTACGCTCGCAACTCCCAGAACCCATCCAGACAAGACTACTGCTCGGACCCCTACGCCTCCGTTCACAAGCCCAAGAAACGGATGGATCAACATATCG AGTCCCCGTACCACGAAGTGAGCGGTCTGCCGGAGTTCCCCGAGGCGGCGGACGACAAGCCGGCGCTGTCCCTCAGCTACGACGAGTCCCTGGAGTCCGGGTACTCCACACCCAACTCGCGCGCCCGCCGGGTCATCAGAGAGATCATCGTGTGA